The proteins below are encoded in one region of Brassica napus cultivar Da-Ae chromosome A6, Da-Ae, whole genome shotgun sequence:
- the LOC106346202 gene encoding nuclear pore complex protein NUP98A: protein MFGSSNPFGQSSSSSPFGSQTQSLFGQTSNSSSNNPFAPATPFGASAPFGAQTGGSIFGGTSTGVFGAPQASSPFGSTPTFGASSSPAFGNSTPAFGASPASSPFGGSSAFGQKPLGFSTPQSNPFGSTTQQSQPAFGNSTFGSSTPFGATSTPAFGASSTPSFGATSTPSFGASSTPAFGATSTPAFGASNQHTFGATNTPAFGASPTPAFGGTGTTFGNTGFGASSTPAFGASATPAFGASSTPAFGSSSTPAFGASSTPTFGASNTSSFSFGSSPAFGQSTSAFGSSAFGSTPSPFGAQGGQASTPTFGSSGFGQSPFGGQQQAGSRAVPYAPTVEAETGSGAPAGKLESISAMPAYKEKSHEELRWEDYQRGDKGGPLPAGQSAGNTGFGASPAQPNPFSPSPAFGQTPANPTNPFSSSTSTNPFAPQAPTIASSGFGTATSNFGSSPFGVTSSSNLFGSTSSTTTSVFGSSPAFGTTTSSPLFGSSPSIFGSTPVQGATPAFGNTQSSNLFSSNPSIGQTGSTFGQTGSAFGQTGSTFGQTGSTFGQFGQSSAPAFGQTNIFNKPSTGFGNLFSSSSTLTTSSNSPFGQTMAAGMTPFQSSQPGQASNGFGFNNFGQTQAANATGNAGGLGFFGQGNFGQTPAPPSSVVLQPVPVTNPFGTLPAMPQISINQSGTSPSIQYGISSMPVVDKPVPVRISSLLTSRHLLQRRARLPARKYRPGDNGPKVPFFADDEENSSSTPKADALFIPRENPRALVIRPVQQWSSRVKSTIPKDRPIAPVQENGKSSEIATDAANHVKNDNGEVGSAEERTRPFVNGNQKSNGATSTDHAGEIDRPSRILGGHRAGKAAVVYENGADIEALLPKLRQSDYFTEPSIRELAAKERADPGYCRRVRDFVVGRQGYGSIKFMGETDVRRLDLETLVQFNNREVIVYLDESKKPAVGQGLNKPAEVTLLNIKCIDKKTGKQFTEGERVEKYKMMLKRKAEAQGAEFVSFDPVKGEWKFRVDHFSSYKLDDEDDDEA, encoded by the exons ATGTTTGGCTCATCTAATC CTTTTGGACAGTCATCTAGTAGCAGCCCGTTTGGGTCCCAAACCCAATCTTTGTTTGGTCAGACCAGCAATTCTAGTAGTAATAATCCTTTTGCTCCAGCAACGCCGTTCGGCGCGTCTGCACCTTTTGGTGCGCAGACAGGGGGTTCAATATTTGGTGGCACTTCAACCGGTGTTTTTGGTGCACCTCAAGCCTCCTCTCCGTTTGGCTCCACCCCAACTTTTGGAGCTTCTTCATCACCAGCGTTTGGGAATTCCACTCCGGCCTTTGGAGCATCTCCAGCATCTTCACCTTTTGGTG ggTCTTCTGCTTTTGGGCAGAAACCACTGGGATTCTCAACACCTCAGTCAAATccttttggaagcacaacacAGCAATCGCAACCTGCATTTGGAAACAGCACTTTTGGTTCATCCACACCTTTTGGTGCCACGAGCACTCCTGCCTTCGGTGCATCAAGCACTCCTTCCTTTGGGGCTACAAGCACACCCTCATTTGGTGCATCAAGCACGCCTGCCTTTGGTGCTACAAGCACACCTGCCTTTGGCGCCTCAAACCAACATACCTTCGGCGCCACAAACACACCTGCATTTGGTGCTTCACCGACTCCAGCCTTTGGTGGCACTGGTACCACGTTTGGCAACACTGGCTTTGGAGCTTCTAGCACTCCTGCTTTTGGTGCATCAGCCACTCCTGCTTTTGGTGCATCAAGTACTCCTGCCTTTGGTTCATCAAGTACTCCTGCCTTTGGAGCATCTAGTACTCCTACTTTTGGTGCATCAAACACCTCATCCTTCAGTTTTGGCTCCTCTCCAGCTTTTGGCCAGTCCACATCAGCGTTTGGCAGCAGTGCATTTGGCTCTACACCATCTCCCTTTGGAGCCCAAG GTGGGCAGGCTTCAACCCCAACATTTGGGAGTTCTGGTTTTGGTCAATCACCTTTCGGTGGTCAACAACAAGCGGGCAGTCGAGCCGTGCCTTATGCACCAACAGTTGAGGCAGAGACAGGCAGTGGTGCGCCTGCTGGAAAGTTAGAATCTATTTCTGCCATGCCGGCATACAAAGAAAAAAGCCATGAGGAGCTAAGGTGGGAAGACTACCAGCGAGGAGATAAAG GTGGACCGCTTCCTGCTGGCCAGTCTGCTGGAAATACTGGATTTGGTGCATCACCTGCTCAGCCAAATCCTTTTTCTCCATCACCGGCGTTTGGTCAGACACCAGCAAATCCAACAAACCCTTTTTCGAGCTCAACGTCCACTAATCCTTTTGCCCCTCAAGCCCCAACAATTGCCAGTTCAGGTTTTGGAACGGCTACCTCAAATTTTGGTTCCTCGCCCTTTGGTGTAACATCTTCATCCAATCTTTTTGGGTCAACTTCATCAACTACCACATCCGTCTTTGGATCATCCCCCGCTTTTGGAACAACCACCTCATCACCGTTATTTGGTTCTTCTCCATCAATATTTGGTTCAACTCCTGTTCAGGGGGCAACTCCAGCATTTGGGAACACTCAGTCATCTAATCTGTTCAGCTCAAACCCCTCGATCGGACAGACTGGCTCTACATTTGGACAGACTGGTTCTGCATTTGGACAGACTGGTTCTACCTTTGGACAGACTGGTTCTACCTTTGGACAGTTCGGACAGAGTAGTGCTCCTGCATTTGGCCAAACTAACATCTTCAATAAACCTTCCACTGGGTTTGGCAACTTGTTTTCAAGTTCTTCAACATTAACTACGTCTAGCAACTCTCCCTTTGGACAAACAATG GCTGCTGGTATGACACCTTTCCAATCATCTCAGCCAGGTCAAGCGTCAAATGGCTTTGGTTTCAACAACTTCGGTCAAACACAAGCAG CTAATGCAACTGGAAATGCTGGTGGACTGGGATTTTTTGGTCAAGGCAACTTCGGGCAAAC GCCTGCTCCACCGAGCTCTGTTGTTTTGCAACCCGTTCCTGTTACCAACCCATTTGGAACACTTCCTGCTATGCCTCAGATCTCAATAAACCAAAGTGGAACTTCACCTTCAATTCAATATGGAATCTCCAGCATGCCT GTTGTTGACAAACCTGTTCCTGTTAGAATATCATCTCTCTTGACTTCTAGACACCTTTTACAAAGGCGGGCCAGGTTGCCGGCAAGAAAGTATCGTCCTGGCGACAATGGTCCAAAG GTTCCATTCTTCGCTGATGACGAGGAGAACTCCTCAAGTACACCAAAGGCAGATGCTCTTTTCATTCCGAGGGAGAACCCTAGAGCTCTAGTTATACGCCCAGTTCAACAGTGGTCTTCAAGGGTCAAATCTACAATTCCAAAGGACCGCCCCATTGCTCCAGTACAAGAAAATG GGAAGAGTTCAGAAATAGCTACTGATGCGGCAAACCACGTCA AAAATGATAACGGAGAAGTTGGTTCTGCTGAAGAAAGGACTCGGCCATTTGTCAATGGAAATCAGAAATCAAACGGCGCAACAAGCACAGATCACGCTGGAGAGATAGACCGTCCCTCCAGAATACTAGGTGGACACAGAGCCGGAAAGGCCGCAGTTGTCTACGAGAACGGTGCAGATATCGAGGCGCTATTGCCTAAGCTACGCCAATCCGATTATTTCACGGAGCCAAGTATCCGGGAACTAGCGGCTAAGGAAAGAGCCGATCCTGGTTATTGCAGGCGGGTTAGAGACTTCGTGGTGGGACGACAAGGTTATGGGAGCATAAAATTCATGGGAGAGACTGATGTTCGTAGACTAGACTTAGAAACTCTGGTGCAGTTCAATAACCGGGAAGTGATTGTGTACCTGGACGAGAGCAAGAAACCGGCGGTTGGGCAAGGGTTGAATAAACCGGCAGAGGTAACATTGCTGAATATAAAATGTATTGATAAGAAGACAGGGAAACAGTTTACTGAAGGAGAGAGAGTGGAGAAGTATAAGATGATGCTTAAGAGGAAAGCTGAGGCACAAGGAGCTGAGTTTGTGTCGTTTGATCCTGTTAAAGGGGAGTGGAAGTTTAGGGTCGATCATTTTAGTTCCTATAAGCTAGATGATGAAGACGACGATGAAGCTTAG
- the LOC125610171 gene encoding wall-associated receptor kinase-like 15 yields MGLKHSSSSSFFFLILFFLFLSSQVSSQACLKTCGQIPIKYPLGTGSGCGDPRFTRYIKCDPDQQTLTLTTHTGCYPITSVDYAKQTIYVTDSSMSTCACTRPSQGFGLDWDAPFSFHDDTVFTLLDCSVDESPVFKPLSNSTGRVSLCDRQSSSICNFLYSNCRAISLINLQESTCCVYVPLDLGPSFEMDLQKLRCSSYSGFYNLGPAQESHPENWNYGIALKYKFNVFDEYPAVCGGCERSNGACGYNTQTSSFVCNCPGGINTTSDCFFLYNSASIVLPWFSREWVMYLLAWVVLWTVMSLP; encoded by the exons ATGGGTTTGAagcactcttcttcttcttcctttttcttcCTTATCCTTTTCTTCTTATTCCTTTCTTCTCAAGTCTCCTCACAAGCCTGCCTTAAAACATGCGGCCAAATACCCATCAAATACCCGCTTGGAACCGGGTCTGGTTGCGGTGACCCACGTTTCACACGTTACATCAAGTGCGACCCAGACCAACAGACTTTAACGCTCACCACCCACACAGGCTGCTACCCTATCACTTCCGTCGACTACGCCAAGCAAACCATTTACGTCACGGACTCGTCGATGTCCACGTGTGCATGTACCCGACCCAGCCAAGGATTCGGGTTGGACTGGGACGCGCCGTTTTCTTTCCACGACGACACCGTTTTTACGCTGCTGGACTGTTCTGTTGACGAATCCCCTGTTTTCAAGCCGTTAAGTAACAGTACCGGACGTGTCTCTCTATGTGACCGTCAAAGCTCCTCCATTTGCAACTTCTTGTACTCTAATTGCAG GGCGATTAGTCTGATCAACCTCCAAGAATCAACTTGTTGCGTCTACGTACCTCTAGATCTCGGACCATCGTTTGAAATGGATCTACAGAAGCTCCGGTGCTCTTCTTACTCCGGTTTCTACAATCTTGGTCCGGCCCAAGAATCTCACCCTGAAAATTGGAACTATGGAATCGCACTCAAGTACAAGTTCAACGTCTTCGATGAGTACCCTGCCGTGTGTGGTGGCTGCGAGCGTAGTAACGGTGCTTGTGGGTACAACACTCAGACTAGCTCCTTCGTTTGTAATTGTCCCGGTGGGATCAATACGACGTCAGATTGTTTCTTCCTTTATAACTCGGCTTCTATTGTTCTTCCTTGGTTTTCAA GAGAATGGGTGATGTACCTTTTGGCATGGGTGGTTCTTTGGACAGTGATGAGTCTTCCTTGA